The DNA segment GTCATGGTCGCCGGCAATGTATTCGCCGCGCTTGCCGACCACCTGGTAATAGATATTGTCGGTCTCGTCCGCGCGCAGGATTTCGCGCGCCGACAGGGGCAGCTGCAGGGTGACGCGGCCGTTGACCTCGCGCAACTGCTGCGACAGCACGATGGCGCTGGCTTCCAGCGCCCGGTCGAACGGGCCGTTCGCGATCGACTTGGCCACCAGGTAGGTCACCGCGATGCTCATCGGCCAAAGCAGCAGCAGCGGCGCCAGCATCCAGTCGAGGATCTCGCCAAACAGCGAGCGCGGCGCGGGCGTGGCGGTGCTTTCCTCCAGATGCGGCAATGCGTCGGCCAGTTCCTGGTCGGCGGTGCCGGGCATGGCAGGGGACGCAGCGGCAGGGGAGGGTGGCGGCACGGCGCGGTGCGCGCGCCGCCAGCGCAGTTGCAGCAGGCTCATCTCGACGGTGGTCGCTCGGTTGCGGTCGTGCTCGCCTGCAAGGGTGAGGCTAAGGCGCGGCTCGCGTCAATGCTGCGCGGCCACGGCCGGCTGGAATTTCTCCAGGCAGTAGCCCAGGCCACGTACCGTGGCGATGCGGATGCCGCCCACCTCGATCTTCTTGCGCAGGCGGTGCACATAGACTTCGATGGCGTTGTTGCTGACTTCTTCGCCCCACTCGCACAGGTGGTCGACCAGCTGTTCCTTGGACACCAGCCGGCCGCAGCGCGTGAGCAGGATTTCCAGCAGGCCGATCTCTCGCGCCGACAGGTCGAGCATCTGCTCGTTCAGGTAGGCGATGCGGCCGACCTGGTCGAAAGCCAGCGGCCCGTGCCGCATCAGCGTGGCGCCGCCGCCGGCGCCGCGGCGCACCAGCGCGCGCACGCGGGCTTCCAGTTCGGACAGCGCGAAAGGCTTGGCCATGTAGTCGTCGGCACCCAGGTCCAGGCCCTTGACGCGTTCGTCGACGCTGTCGGCCGCGGTCAGGATCAGCACCGGCAGCATCGCGCCGCGCGCGCGCAGGCGCTTGAGCACCTCCAGGCCGGACATGCGCGGCAGGCCCAGGTCCAGGATCAGCAGGTCGAAAGTCTGGGTCGACAGGGCCGAGTCGGCACCCAGCCCGTCGGCAACATGGTCGACGGCATAACCAGAGTGACGTAACGAGCGCGTCAGCCCATCGGCCAACGTGTCGTCATCTTCGGCGATCAGAATACGCATGGTTGTCTCCACCTGGCCGGCATAGCCGGGCGCCCGCGGAACGGGCGCGATGGGGCTTGCCAAGCATACTGTTTTTTTATACAGTACCCGCACATTCCGCTGGGGCCGCCCGGGATGCTTCCTGACTGATGTTTCCCGGATGGCGGCCGCGCAGACAGCCGGGCCGGCGCTGGAGCCGGCAAAAGCCGGTGCCGCGCCACATGCGGCCTATTTATACACCATTTGATTCAAGGACGACCATGGACGACAAGAAGGCAGGTGCGGGCGTGAGCGCCGAGAAGCAGAAGGCGCTTGCCGCCGCGCTCTCCCAGATCGAGAAGCAGTTCGGCAAGGGCTCGATCATGCGCCTGGGCGACGGCGAGGTCGAAAAGGACATCCAGGTGGTCTCCACCGGTTCGCTCGGCCTGGACATCGCGCTTGGCGTCGGCGGCCTCCCGCGCGGCCGCGTGGTCGAGATCTATGGTCCGGAATCGTCGGGCAAGACCACGCTGACGCTGCAGGTCGTGGCCGAGATGCAGAAGCTGGGCGGCACCTGCGCCTTTATCGACGCCGAGCACGCGCTGGACGTCAGCTACGCCAACAAGCTGGGCGTGAACGTCGGCGACCTGCTGATCTCCCAGCCGGACACCGGCGAGCAGGCGCTGGAAATCACCGACGCGCTGGTGCGCTCGGGCTCGATCGACCTGATCGTGATCGACTCGGTGGCGGCGCTGGTGCCCAAGGCTGAAATCGAAGGCGAAATGGGCGACTCGCTGCCCGGCCTGCAGGCCCGCCTGATGAGCCAGGCGCTGCGTAAGCTGACCGGCACCATCAAGCGTACCAACTGCCTGGTGATCTTCATCAACCAGATCCGCATGAAGATCGGTGTGATGTTCGGCTCGCCGGAAACCACCACCGGCGGCAACGCGCTGAAGTTCTACGCCTCGGTGCGCCTGGATATCCGCCGCATCGGCTCGATCAAGAAGGGCGACGACGTCATCGGCAACGAGACCAAGGTCAAGGTGGTCAAGAACAAGGTCTCGCCGCCGTTCCGCGAAGCCTTCTTCGACATCCTCTACGGCCAGGGTATCTCCCGCCAGGGCGAGATCATCGACCTCGGCGTGGACGCCAAGATCGTCGAGAAGTCGGGCGCGTGGT comes from the Cupriavidus sp. P-10 genome and includes:
- a CDS encoding response regulator transcription factor, translating into MRILIAEDDDTLADGLTRSLRHSGYAVDHVADGLGADSALSTQTFDLLILDLGLPRMSGLEVLKRLRARGAMLPVLILTAADSVDERVKGLDLGADDYMAKPFALSELEARVRALVRRGAGGGATLMRHGPLAFDQVGRIAYLNEQMLDLSAREIGLLEILLTRCGRLVSKEQLVDHLCEWGEEVSNNAIEVYVHRLRKKIEVGGIRIATVRGLGYCLEKFQPAVAAQH
- the recA gene encoding recombinase RecA is translated as MDDKKAGAGVSAEKQKALAAALSQIEKQFGKGSIMRLGDGEVEKDIQVVSTGSLGLDIALGVGGLPRGRVVEIYGPESSGKTTLTLQVVAEMQKLGGTCAFIDAEHALDVSYANKLGVNVGDLLISQPDTGEQALEITDALVRSGSIDLIVIDSVAALVPKAEIEGEMGDSLPGLQARLMSQALRKLTGTIKRTNCLVIFINQIRMKIGVMFGSPETTTGGNALKFYASVRLDIRRIGSIKKGDDVIGNETKVKVVKNKVSPPFREAFFDILYGQGISRQGEIIDLGVDAKIVEKSGAWYSYNGDKIGQGKDNAREYLRENPDIAEEIENKVRVALGVVPTNPVAAEALEG